In Calditrichota bacterium, a single window of DNA contains:
- a CDS encoding winged helix-turn-helix transcriptional regulator translates to MRRDVFQAIADPTRREIINLVADKPLNLNTVAQQFSISRPAISKHIKILVECGLIEINQLGRERFCKARTEQLAQVSDWIENFRHLWEARLDSFEEYLTQIQNKGNDDGKQRNE, encoded by the coding sequence ATGAGAAGAGATGTATTCCAGGCAATAGCAGATCCAACACGCAGGGAAATAATTAATCTGGTAGCTGATAAGCCATTAAACCTTAATACTGTGGCGCAACAATTTAGCATCAGCCGTCCGGCCATTTCCAAGCATATAAAAATTCTTGTAGAATGCGGATTAATAGAAATAAATCAACTTGGAAGAGAACGATTTTGCAAAGCCCGGACGGAACAATTAGCACAAGTCTCGGATTGGATTGAAAACTTCAGGCACCTATGGGAAGCGAGATTGGACTCTTTTGAAGAATACCTGACACAAATACAAAACAAAGGCAATGATGATGGAAAACAGCGTAATGAATAA
- a CDS encoding activator of HSP90 ATPase: MNKRILTLVRNFSAPRKLVWEAWTQSEHIAKWWGPMGMKTRVVDLDFKEGGNWKYIMTAPNGSEFPAHGVFTEIIELEKIVSSADFEPVTHGVIITALFEDLDDKTKLTFSVTHPTEEYCSKQEKMGVMNGWGANFDGLENYLSQLP, encoded by the coding sequence ATGAATAAAAGAATTCTCACACTTGTGCGTAATTTCAGTGCCCCCAGAAAACTTGTTTGGGAAGCATGGACCCAATCAGAACATATTGCCAAATGGTGGGGTCCAATGGGTATGAAAACCAGGGTAGTGGATTTGGATTTCAAAGAAGGGGGTAACTGGAAATATATTATGACCGCACCAAATGGATCTGAATTTCCTGCACATGGTGTTTTTACAGAAATAATTGAGTTAGAAAAAATTGTTTCCTCTGCAGATTTTGAACCGGTTACACACGGGGTAATAATAACAGCGCTTTTTGAGGATTTGGATGATAAAACTAAACTCACATTTAGTGTCACACATCCAACGGAAGAGTATTGTTCCAAGCAGGAGAAAATGGGTGTAATGAACGGTTGGGGAGCAAATTTTGATGGGTTAGAAAACTATCTCAGCCAACTACCTTAA
- a CDS encoding protein kinase, protein MYFSPHIPFENSEFAFSISPLSEKSIWYGTNLGVFHFDGDSTKKHLDKSVFAKKNLEMLNVVALNDSNVWAVAIEPENWEKRMFFYNGEKWQRQAFPQYDDDPTDDLAIFRLDIVEDQNEIIGYVAGQGGLIYVYKNQSWEIVEPFAKNTFRALHIQNKNSVWIGGSAGAIYHFNGQSWLKSQTKNVDSTNYILDIDFISDANGWAVGSKEIWHFDGLSWSTVDKPKSSYLRDVEMISGSEGWAMSHDGEVLYYDGIDWALYDKIASTIHSTQIGLKWTGNEFGQKIFIAGTQGIYLSNYGNLPTFRDITEFANIHKTKGTPIVADFDQNATLDLLVSGFMDEPLRLYSNTGDGFFSEVTEKLDQDLTFNTKSIQVADLDNNGLPDIYLSRSPQSDIWFQNKGNWQFEERKSPISSSQKSVRSKVFFADFDNSGSLDLLHLKSYQMGHDSVMVIYINDGVANFKEAVRFGKSDSKSSATGWIFLRDFNNDGLIDIYKVNLAERFQLYINRDNLVFEEVAAISGLDALDLSRAPYVSGVDAADLNNDGILDISIVERHGKTGIFLSDSTLNYSLSYTFNNNFVDIKAAAFADFDCDGLEDFYFYDRLYLNNGNHLVESPPAIGYLPIGNPYAVDIDLDSDPDLLLRGTEKLSVYKNTFNPTNSLQVTLKGVRSNSFAIGTQLKLWRVNNEKSTLQNYKQVYDSNPLNFYLDKTNEYNLEVIFPSGIRRLFNNVKSGPLQINEFPFFFNAFWDFYYSFKRSLQLTSVKNELLKLLMLVIMSVLFFLLIRNTKAVKYLNHAYSLFLFVFAYLVLMHVSVRESFFVSFLTPVMGIFILQVLLFYFIRQRLSHLEVNYVSHFRLQQPIGMGGMGMVYKAFDVHSKKIMAVKIINKLISEDDNNRGRLLAEGQIMTQLSHPNIVKVQEMGKTENKDFIVMEYLENGTLKNFINEHKPIAEQEIVRIVKQVIDGLQAIHDSNIVHRDLTSFNIMLDGSKNMRIMDFGLSKSPLITSMTTLGTAVGTLGYTAPEQITGGKVDQRSDIFSLGVIIYELLTSKLPFTGENEMALIHSIFNVTPQVPSKLRADIHPFWDRIVSKCMIKDINERPESVVEIGHELDAVFTEIDS, encoded by the coding sequence TTGTATTTTTCGCCGCACATCCCCTTTGAAAATAGTGAATTTGCTTTTAGCATTTCTCCTCTTAGTGAAAAATCAATTTGGTATGGTACCAATCTGGGTGTTTTTCATTTTGATGGGGATTCTACAAAAAAACACTTAGACAAATCTGTTTTTGCAAAAAAAAATTTGGAGATGCTCAATGTTGTTGCACTTAACGACAGCAATGTTTGGGCAGTTGCCATTGAACCTGAAAACTGGGAAAAACGCATGTTTTTCTACAATGGGGAAAAGTGGCAAAGACAAGCCTTCCCGCAATATGATGATGATCCAACGGATGATCTTGCTATATTCCGGCTGGATATTGTTGAAGACCAAAATGAAATTATTGGTTATGTTGCAGGCCAGGGAGGTCTTATTTATGTGTATAAAAACCAATCTTGGGAAATAGTTGAACCGTTTGCCAAAAATACTTTCCGGGCCTTGCATATTCAAAATAAAAACAGTGTCTGGATTGGTGGATCAGCAGGAGCTATTTATCATTTTAATGGACAAAGCTGGCTAAAATCGCAAACAAAAAATGTTGATTCGACCAATTATATTCTGGATATAGATTTCATTTCAGATGCAAATGGCTGGGCAGTGGGCTCTAAGGAAATATGGCATTTTGATGGCTTAAGCTGGTCAACCGTCGACAAACCAAAATCTTCTTATTTACGCGATGTCGAAATGATTTCCGGTTCTGAAGGCTGGGCAATGAGCCATGATGGGGAAGTACTTTACTATGATGGAATTGATTGGGCTTTATATGATAAAATTGCCAGTACAATTCATTCAACGCAAATTGGGCTTAAATGGACGGGTAATGAATTTGGCCAAAAGATTTTTATTGCCGGAACTCAGGGCATCTATTTAAGCAATTATGGAAACCTGCCAACATTTCGCGATATAACAGAATTCGCAAATATTCATAAAACTAAAGGAACCCCAATTGTTGCGGATTTTGATCAAAATGCAACTTTGGATTTACTTGTATCAGGCTTTATGGATGAGCCGCTTCGTTTATATTCAAACACAGGCGATGGATTTTTTTCTGAAGTAACTGAGAAGTTAGACCAGGATTTAACTTTTAATACAAAATCAATTCAGGTGGCTGATTTAGATAATAACGGCCTTCCGGATATTTATCTTTCACGAAGTCCTCAAAGTGATATTTGGTTTCAAAACAAAGGAAACTGGCAATTTGAAGAACGGAAATCTCCTATTTCATCCTCTCAAAAATCTGTACGAAGTAAAGTCTTTTTTGCCGATTTTGATAATTCGGGCAGTCTTGATCTTTTGCATCTAAAATCATACCAAATGGGTCATGACAGTGTAATGGTGATTTACATAAATGATGGTGTTGCAAATTTTAAAGAAGCAGTTCGCTTTGGCAAAAGTGATTCGAAATCATCTGCAACAGGTTGGATTTTTTTAAGGGATTTTAATAACGATGGTTTGATTGATATTTACAAAGTAAACCTTGCTGAGCGTTTTCAACTTTATATTAACCGGGATAATTTGGTTTTTGAAGAAGTCGCTGCCATTTCCGGACTGGATGCATTGGACTTATCACGTGCTCCTTATGTTTCCGGTGTGGACGCTGCAGATTTAAATAATGATGGAATTTTGGATATTTCTATAGTTGAGCGACATGGAAAAACAGGGATATTTCTGAGTGATAGTACATTGAATTACTCTTTATCTTACACTTTTAACAATAACTTTGTTGATATTAAAGCCGCTGCATTTGCCGATTTTGACTGTGATGGATTAGAAGATTTTTATTTTTATGATCGGCTTTATCTTAATAATGGGAACCATCTTGTAGAAAGCCCGCCGGCAATCGGCTATTTACCAATTGGAAATCCATATGCAGTTGATATTGATTTGGATAGTGATCCTGACTTGTTATTACGGGGAACGGAAAAACTTTCGGTTTATAAAAATACATTCAACCCCACAAATAGTTTGCAGGTTACTTTAAAAGGTGTTCGGTCAAACTCTTTTGCAATTGGGACTCAGTTAAAACTATGGCGTGTTAATAATGAAAAAAGCACACTGCAAAATTATAAGCAGGTTTATGATTCAAACCCTCTAAACTTCTATTTGGATAAAACGAACGAGTATAATCTAGAAGTTATTTTTCCATCAGGCATAAGACGATTGTTTAATAATGTAAAATCAGGTCCGCTGCAAATAAATGAATTTCCATTTTTTTTCAATGCTTTCTGGGATTTTTATTATTCATTCAAACGGAGCTTACAGCTTACATCAGTTAAGAATGAATTATTAAAACTTTTGATGCTGGTAATTATGTCGGTTCTGTTCTTCCTGTTAATTCGCAATACAAAAGCAGTAAAATACTTGAATCATGCATATTCACTTTTTCTATTTGTTTTTGCTTATCTGGTTTTGATGCATGTTTCAGTTCGCGAAAGTTTTTTTGTCTCATTTCTTACTCCGGTAATGGGCATTTTCATTTTACAGGTTCTTCTCTTTTATTTTATTCGTCAGCGGTTGAGCCACCTGGAAGTTAACTATGTTTCACATTTTCGTTTGCAGCAGCCTATTGGTATGGGCGGAATGGGCATGGTTTATAAAGCCTTTGATGTCCATTCAAAAAAAATTATGGCTGTTAAAATTATAAATAAGCTTATTTCTGAAGATGATAATAATCGTGGACGATTGCTGGCTGAAGGCCAGATAATGACACAACTTAGTCATCCAAATATTGTAAAAGTCCAGGAGATGGGTAAGACCGAAAATAAAGATTTTATCGTGATGGAATATTTGGAAAATGGCACTTTAAAAAATTTTATAAATGAGCACAAGCCAATTGCTGAGCAGGAGATTGTTCGAATTGTTAAACAGGTTATTGATGGGCTTCAGGCAATTCATGATTCAAATATTGTACATCGTGATTTAACCAGTTTTAACATTATGCTTGATGGTTCAAAAAATATGCGTATTATGGATTTTGGGCTTTCTAAATCACCTTTGATTACGTCAATGACAACATTGGGGACAGCTGTTGGAACCTTGGGTTATACCGCACCAGAACAAATTACCGGCGGCAAGGTTGACCAACGATCTGATATTTTTTCCCTCGGAGTGATTATTTACGAGCTGCTTACATCTAAGCTGCCATTTACGGGAGAAAATGAAATGGCTCTTATCCATTCAATTTTTAATGTAACGCCACAAGTGCCATCTAAATTACGTGCGGATATACATCCATTCTGGGATAGAATTGTTTCTAAATGTATGATCAAGGATATCAATGAACGGCCTGAAAGTGTTGTGGAAATCGGTCATGAATTGGATGCTGTTTTTACGGAAATCGATTCTTGA
- a CDS encoding MBL fold metallo-hydrolase, with translation MVSLFIIGIVVFLILSVTLFLNFYPTLGGSQSAERKELFEQSGHYKDGIFVNQIKTTMDMNFSKGMSILKDYINGIPNQSPKNPVPVLPLDSMTIVSKKDSIPRVTWFGHSAFLLEINGKNILLDPMFGEAAAPHSWLGPSRFSDGLPIEIEKLPKIDAVVFSHDHYDHLDYDSIIKLKNKVDHFYTPLGVGAHLLAWGVEESKISELNWWDEVFVDDLHFICAPARHFSGRGLLDRSTTMWASWIIKSKTYSIYFSGDSGYGPHFKEIGEKHGPFDFAMMECGQYDKRWENIHMLPEQTAQAALELNTKLMMPIHWGSFVLALHSWTDPVERVTKKAQELGVEVITPKIGEQFNLNETKIEDNNWWVKWH, from the coding sequence ATGGTTAGTTTGTTTATCATAGGAATAGTTGTTTTCCTGATATTGAGTGTGACGCTTTTCCTAAATTTTTATCCTACACTTGGTGGATCGCAATCGGCAGAACGTAAAGAGTTATTTGAGCAGTCTGGTCATTATAAAGATGGTATTTTTGTAAACCAGATTAAAACGACAATGGATATGAATTTCAGTAAAGGTATGTCTATCTTAAAAGATTATATAAACGGGATTCCCAATCAATCACCTAAAAATCCAGTACCGGTTTTGCCTTTGGATTCAATGACGATTGTTTCAAAAAAGGATTCAATCCCGCGAGTAACCTGGTTTGGCCATTCAGCTTTTTTGCTGGAAATTAATGGTAAAAATATTTTGCTGGATCCGATGTTTGGGGAAGCAGCAGCTCCTCATTCATGGCTTGGACCAAGCCGCTTTAGTGATGGTTTACCAATTGAAATAGAAAAACTTCCTAAAATCGACGCTGTAGTTTTTTCACATGATCATTATGATCATTTGGATTATGATTCCATCATCAAATTAAAAAATAAAGTTGATCATTTTTATACGCCTTTAGGAGTTGGAGCCCATCTTTTGGCCTGGGGAGTTGAAGAATCCAAAATAAGCGAACTTAATTGGTGGGATGAAGTTTTTGTTGATGATCTTCATTTTATCTGTGCTCCTGCAAGGCATTTTTCAGGTCGTGGTCTACTTGATCGTTCGACAACTATGTGGGCTTCATGGATTATCAAATCAAAAACATATTCGATTTATTTTAGTGGTGACAGCGGTTATGGACCACATTTTAAAGAGATCGGTGAAAAGCACGGCCCTTTCGATTTCGCCATGATGGAATGTGGGCAGTATGATAAGCGTTGGGAAAATATACACATGCTTCCGGAACAAACAGCACAGGCTGCATTAGAGTTAAACACAAAATTGATGATGCCAATTCACTGGGGATCATTTGTACTTGCCTTGCACAGTTGGACCGATCCGGTAGAACGGGTAACTAAAAAAGCACAAGAGCTTGGTGTTGAAGTTATTACACCCAAAATTGGTGAGCAGTTTAACCTTAATGAAACGAAAATAGAAGACAATAATTGGTGGGTAAAATGGCATTAG
- a CDS encoding DUF2164 domain-containing protein: MSKIEFSDQEKEVIIKKVQTYFTDELDQEIGRFDAEFLLDFFAKELGSFFYNRGLYDAQSILKDKLENINDAIYELEKPTDFIR, translated from the coding sequence ATGTCTAAAATTGAATTTTCAGATCAGGAAAAAGAAGTAATTATTAAAAAGGTGCAAACTTATTTTACAGATGAGTTGGATCAGGAAATTGGCCGTTTTGATGCTGAATTTCTTCTCGACTTTTTTGCTAAAGAACTTGGTTCCTTTTTTTATAATCGTGGATTATACGATGCCCAATCAATTTTAAAAGACAAGCTGGAAAACATAAATGACGCCATCTATGAGTTGGAAAAACCTACTGATTTTATCCGCTAG
- a CDS encoding NAD-dependent epimerase/dehydratase family protein → MNNKIRAIITGVTGMVGEGVLHECLNHPLVESVLVINRRPCGVQHDKVTEIIHEDFHNLTEIKHQLSGYNACYFCMGVSSIGMKEPEYTRITYNLTMHVAETLHELNPEMTFTYVSGDGTSGDENGKTMWNRVKSKTENELLKLFKNAYMFRPGYIQPTKGLKNAYRIYSFTAPFYPILKTVFTGFVCTLQDLGLAMIDVTLNGYGKRIFENRDITKVANTYER, encoded by the coding sequence ATGAATAACAAAATAAGAGCAATAATAACTGGCGTAACAGGCATGGTGGGTGAGGGCGTTTTACACGAGTGCCTGAATCATCCTTTGGTAGAATCGGTTTTGGTTATTAACCGCCGGCCATGTGGAGTGCAACATGATAAGGTAACAGAAATTATTCATGAGGATTTTCATAACCTGACAGAAATAAAACATCAGCTGTCGGGGTATAATGCCTGCTATTTCTGTATGGGCGTTTCATCAATCGGGATGAAAGAACCAGAATACACTCGTATTACCTACAATTTAACAATGCATGTCGCGGAAACGTTACATGAGCTTAATCCAGAAATGACATTTACCTATGTTTCCGGGGACGGAACGTCCGGCGATGAAAATGGAAAAACAATGTGGAACCGTGTAAAAAGTAAAACTGAAAATGAGTTATTGAAGTTGTTCAAAAATGCTTATATGTTCCGCCCGGGTTATATTCAGCCAACTAAAGGCTTAAAAAATGCTTACAGGATTTATTCATTCACGGCACCATTTTATCCAATTTTAAAAACAGTGTTCACAGGATTTGTTTGCACTTTGCAGGATTTAGGCTTGGCCATGATTGATGTGACCTTAAATGGCTATGGAAAACGTATTTTTGAAAACAGAGATATAACAAAAGTGGCAAATACTTATGAGAGGTAA